ATGCCATCGAGGACCGCCTGCCCTCGCGACCGCCGGTTGTGCAGACTCCGCCGCCAAAGGTTCTCCCCGAAAAGGGGAAGAGCGGTTCCCCCAGGGCCACGGATCCCTCCAAGGTCGATCTCAGTCTGCCGCAGAACACCCTGGCAAGGGTTCAGCAGGAAATGACACGCAAGGCCCGACCGGACGTGGCGGAGGGGGAGGGGGGGGCGGTCTGGCTGGATACCGAAAAGGATATCCTCGGCTCTTTTTTTGTGCGTTTCCGGCGCAACATCTACAATGTCTGGAACTACCCTCCCGTGGCCGCGGAAAGGGGGGAGAAGGGGACTTGTCTGCTTAAAATCACCATCAATCGCGACGGCAGCGTGGGCCAGGTCGAAATCCTGCAAACCACCGGCTCCGAAATCCTGGACCGGGAGGCCTTTGCCGCCGTCTACCGGGGCGCGACCTATGGTGATCTTCCTTCTGCCTATGAGGGGGAAAATCTGCAGTTCATGGCTTACTTTCAGTACAGGCTATCCTACCCGGATGGTCGCGGAGGGGATATTTTCGGGGCCAGATAGGCGCCGGACAAGAAGAGACCTGCCTTTCAGTTGCCTGCACCGCAGCCGATCACTCCTCCTCGATGAATTCCCGATATTCCTTGGCGTTGAGCAGATCGTCCAGTTCTTCGGGGGCCGTTATCTTCACTCTCAGGAGCCAGCCGTCTTCATAGGGTGAAACATGCACCCATTCCGGCGAGTCGGCCAACCCCTCATTCACTTCGATGATTTCTCCGCTCAGCGGGGAATAGACTTCCAGCAGATCGTCCGACGACTCCACAGAAGCCATCGGGCTGCCGAGATCGAGTTGGTCGCCTTCCTCGGCGAGGTCCACCGAAACCACTTCATCCAACATGGCCTGGATGTGTTCCGACAGTCCGATGGTCGCCGAATCCCCCTCGACCAGGACCCAAAGGTGATCCTCGGAATAGAGCAGATCTTCAGGATATTCCATGTCGTCCTCCCCTGCTTTGGTCTGTAATTCAAAATTCCCGCAAATTTCCGCCCCACGGGGCCTGCGTCGATATTGAAAAGACTTTTCGACTCCCTTTGGCGATCCCTGGCCGCTGAGCTTCACCGGCACATTAAATACTCCTGGAGATGAAAATTGTGGCCGATAATAAGCGATTGTCAAAGGGTTCCAGGTGAATTTGTGGAGGAAGACAGGGGCAATTGACCGGCAAGGAAAATTTCCCGCAGTTTTTCAAGTTCCCGGGTGCGATCCCTGGGAGAAAGACGGGCGAGACGCTCGGCATCGCGGTAGAATGCGGCAAAGTCCGATTGGTTTTGCTCAAACAGGGCCCGAAAGGAGGGAACCAGATGCTGATAGGTGCTGACCGATGACAATTTGGCATTGTTGAGGCCTTCTTCCAGCCAGCGGTCATAACCGGAATAGCCGTTCCAGCGGGATTTCCAGGATTGGTAATCCTGAGCAAATTCGTCGAACAGTTGCCGCTTCTGTTGCCTTTTTTCCGTCACCGCAAGGGGCTTGTCATAAAGCGCGGACAAGCGGTCGCGCAACTGTTCGAGAAGGTCGGTAAAATCCTCCTCACGGTGTTTGGCCTGACGATAATCCTCAAAAGATGTCCCGCAGTCCCGGGTCGACAGCCACTGTTCGACCCCCAAAAGTTCCACCGTCATGGCAAAGGATTCGCTGAAGGCCGTATCTCCCGGAACATACAGCCTCTGATGGGCGAGTTCGTGAAAGATCAGGCCGGCCAGCGAAGGGGGCGGTTGCTCGAGGAATGTATTGAGGACCGGATCGTCGAACCAGCCCAGGGTCGAGTAGCCCGCCACCCCGTAGAGATAGATGTCGAACCCCTGTTCCTGCAGATCGCTGGCGAATTCCTCCGCGAGGCGCTGCCTGAAAAAACCTTTGTAGGTGACGCATCCGGCGATGGGAAAGCACCATTTTTTCGGGTCAAGACTGAATTCGGGAGCGGCAACCACGTTCCACGTGGCATAGGGACGTCCAAGGTCCGCATAATAGCGGTAACTGCCGTTTTCCGGCAATTTCAGCGTCTGACTCGCAAAGTTCCTTATCTCCTGGACCTCCACAAGGCGGCAGCGCAGGTCGCTCGGAGTGGATGGGTCCTGCACAAGGGCGGCGATAGGAGTCCTGCCGGACAGCAGTTCCAAATGCCCTTTGGTGCAGTGAGCGTAATAACCGAAATGGCCGCACCCTGCAAGAAGCAGCAGGCCGGAAAAAATAGTCAGTATTTTCAGAAAGCTGCTGATATCTCTTCCCTTTCAGGGACCGGAACCGCAAGCCGGTACCAATGAAAAACCCCGGTCAAGGCCGGGGTTTCGAGGTTTTCCGCTATTCACTCGTTGGCTGCCTTCGGGCATCCACCGCACCCTCCGCCTGTTTCAGCGGCGGGACAAGCCGGTTTGGCCTGCGTGCTGGAATAGCCCTGTTGATACCAGCCGTGCCCCTTGAGAGCAAAGGCTGTCTGGGAAATCTGCTTTTCAACCGGTCCGCCGCAGGACCGGCATTCCGTCAACGGGGGATCGGAAAACTTCTGCATGGCTTCGAACACCAGGCCACACTCTTCACACTTGTATTCGTATACGGGCATGTCTGAACCTCCAATGGATATTATCGTCGCTAATTTAACGACTTGCCCGGTTTTTGTCAAGGGGAGGACCTTTTCGGACAAATATCTATCCGAAACCACTACATTTTTTTCTAACATCAGGCCCACTGCTTATGGTATAAAGCGTTTTTAAACATAAGCCTGTCAAATGAAACAGAGATAGGCCTTGGCCAGCCACCAGATTGCATCCGGCAGCGAATCTTCCTTACTTTCGGTTTCAAGAAAATGGGATTTTTCCTCCATAAAAGAAATGGCGTTCTGCCGTTTTTCATGGCACTGGCGCTTCTTTCGCTCTGCCTTCCGACGGTCGGTCGCGCCCTGAATCGACCGATTCCCCCGCCTGTCCAGTTGCTCGGTCACCAGGAACGTTACGAGATCGGCCCCCATTGCGCCTTTCTGCTCGATCCGGATAACAGCTGGAGTATTGAAGAGATATCCTCGCCGTCATTCCTTTCCGGTTTTTCCCCCCTGGGCTCTGCAACCCTCAATCTTGGAATAACTGACACGACTGTATGGGTTCGTTTCGGAATAGCCGGAGAACCGCCGGTCATTCCCGGGAGGGAGGGGAAAAAAGAGCCGCTCCTGCTCGATCTGGGATATGTTTTCTTCGACAGCATGGAGGCCTACGTTATTCGACCTGCCTTGGGCCAGCCAGGAAGAATAGAAAAGATACCCATAAGCGGCGTCCGGTCTTTCGCCGGAAGCGAGGCGGGGCAAAAACCGGAAGTGGTTATCCGATTGCCCGAACTGCTTTCGACCGAACAGACAATCTATTTGAAGCTGCGAGCAGACGGCGCCTTTTTTCTTAATCCCGTCATAACCACCGTCCGGGACCATTTCACCGGTTCCGTCTACCGGATGCTCTGGTTCGGTGCCTATTTCGGACTCCTCCTGGGGCTTCTGTTGTACAACCTGTTCCTGTTTTTCGGTCTGCGGGATCGCAGCTATCTCTGGTATGTCCTCTCCTTCGCCGCCGTCGGGTTCTATTTTCTCGGTACCAACCGTTTGACCTACGAATTTCTGACCGATTTTCCTCCGTCGGGAGCCTTGCGTCTCAATTTGGGTTTCCTTTCCCTGAGTCTGGTGGCGCTGCTGCTGTTCGCCCGTTGTTTTTTGCAGACCAGCCAACGGGCACCCAAAGCCGACCGCATGCTCCTCGGGATGACCCTGATGCAGACGGGGCTCATGGTGCCGGTCCTGTTCGCGCCCGTCAAGGTTCTCAACCTCCTCTATTCGTTTATTTGTCTGGCCGTGCCGGTGCTGATCATCTCGGCTGCGGTCATCTGCTGGCGCAGGGGATATCGTCCAGCCCGATTCCTGGTTCTTTCCTGGATATTTTTCGGTGTCGGCGGACTGGTCTACGACCTGACCTTTCTGGGAATCATCCCCTTCAACGTCTACACCTTTCACAGCTTCCAGATCGGCACCGCCGCGGATGCGGTCCTGCTTTCCTTTGCCCTGGCCGACCGGATCAATCTTCTCCGTCGGGAACGGGAAGAGCTGAGCAACAGCGAGCGCCGGCACCGGCAACTGGCTTTTACCGACGTTCTCACCGGATTGTTCAACCTGCGGTACTTCAAAACCCAGATCGATGTGCAGATGGAACTGGCCCAGAGAACGGATCAGAAACTGACCCTCATGATGCTGGACCTCGATAATTTCAAACTCCTGAACGATACCCACGGTCATCTGGAGGGAGATCGGGTCCTGGCGACACTGGGAAAAATCATGTCCTCCTGCATTCGGGAAAGAGACATCGCCAGTCGTTACGGAGGGGAGGAGTTTGCCATCATCCTGCCCGGCGGCAGGAACTCGACAGCCATTGAAATCTATGAGCGGATCAATGCCGAAATCATCAAATGCCGTTTCGGGACAAAAGGCAAGGACGCCCTGGTGACCTTGAGCATCGGTGTGGCCGAGATGGTCCCCG
The genomic region above belongs to Syntrophotaleaceae bacterium and contains:
- a CDS encoding TonB family protein, whose product is MNSHSRQDAILAGFILLSLLMHFLLVRLLPDRVLFPPAREKEPVVVEVRPPQPRARELDLPQEPDQERPRETPAKRLGPSDRVAPKEVAPRGDAIEDRLPSRPPVVQTPPPKVLPEKGKSGSPRATDPSKVDLSLPQNTLARVQQEMTRKARPDVAEGEGGAVWLDTEKDILGSFFVRFRRNIYNVWNYPPVAAERGEKGTCLLKITINRDGSVGQVEILQTTGSEILDREAFAAVYRGATYGDLPSAYEGENLQFMAYFQYRLSYPDGRGGDIFGAR
- the gcvH gene encoding glycine cleavage system protein GcvH; the encoded protein is MEYPEDLLYSEDHLWVLVEGDSATIGLSEHIQAMLDEVVSVDLAEEGDQLDLGSPMASVESSDDLLEVYSPLSGEIIEVNEGLADSPEWVHVSPYEDGWLLRVKITAPEELDDLLNAKEYREFIEEE
- a CDS encoding aminopeptidase, with the protein product MSSFLKILTIFSGLLLLAGCGHFGYYAHCTKGHLELLSGRTPIAALVQDPSTPSDLRCRLVEVQEIRNFASQTLKLPENGSYRYYADLGRPYATWNVVAAPEFSLDPKKWCFPIAGCVTYKGFFRQRLAEEFASDLQEQGFDIYLYGVAGYSTLGWFDDPVLNTFLEQPPPSLAGLIFHELAHQRLYVPGDTAFSESFAMTVELLGVEQWLSTRDCGTSFEDYRQAKHREEDFTDLLEQLRDRLSALYDKPLAVTEKRQQKRQLFDEFAQDYQSWKSRWNGYSGYDRWLEEGLNNAKLSSVSTYQHLVPSFRALFEQNQSDFAAFYRDAERLARLSPRDRTRELEKLREIFLAGQLPLSSSTNSPGTL
- a CDS encoding zinc ribbon domain-containing protein, which codes for MPVYEYKCEECGLVFEAMQKFSDPPLTECRSCGGPVEKQISQTAFALKGHGWYQQGYSSTQAKPACPAAETGGGCGGCPKAANE
- a CDS encoding diguanylate cyclase yields the protein MGFFLHKRNGVLPFFMALALLSLCLPTVGRALNRPIPPPVQLLGHQERYEIGPHCAFLLDPDNSWSIEEISSPSFLSGFSPLGSATLNLGITDTTVWVRFGIAGEPPVIPGREGKKEPLLLDLGYVFFDSMEAYVIRPALGQPGRIEKIPISGVRSFAGSEAGQKPEVVIRLPELLSTEQTIYLKLRADGAFFLNPVITTVRDHFTGSVYRMLWFGAYFGLLLGLLLYNLFLFFGLRDRSYLWYVLSFAAVGFYFLGTNRLTYEFLTDFPPSGALRLNLGFLSLSLVALLLFARCFLQTSQRAPKADRMLLGMTLMQTGLMVPVLFAPVKVLNLLYSFICLAVPVLIISAAVICWRRGYRPARFLVLSWIFFGVGGLVYDLTFLGIIPFNVYTFHSFQIGTAADAVLLSFALADRINLLRREREELSNSERRHRQLAFTDVLTGLFNLRYFKTQIDVQMELAQRTDQKLTLMMLDLDNFKLLNDTHGHLEGDRVLATLGKIMSSCIRERDIASRYGGEEFAIILPGGRNSTAIEIYERINAEIIKCRFGTKGKDALVTLSIGVAEMVPGETAEGIILRADQALYEAKARGRNQIVIAGREPAVFFSCIQEQNSEVSTQCNL